The following proteins are co-located in the Komagataeibacter sp. FNDCF1 genome:
- a CDS encoding phage minor head protein translates to MADTAVSAAKLPPRDALAFLRQKVPVPAATWTDLWHEAHDVSFAVAGATSKAIAQDFQNAVIRTMEAGGTRREFLKEFDPIVKRYGWEHTGTPGWRASIIYDTNVTTAYAAGRYRRMTTPESLALYPYWRYRHHTCQHPRPQHVAWDGMILRADDPFWNTHYPPNGWRCHCTVEVVSQRMLDRNGWEVSDSPVIETRPWRNPHTGEILHVPVGIDPGFAYNPGKAWLMNEGARVVTEPTPKLRPMLPPAQDAGPARPVPARPVAPVVVPELPGVAPAPKPVAPEPVPDVPKRQKAQQDAVVQLLHKPVGSVEAGTLPDHVRLELGGREDGVLLSGETVEKQRSHHPDLTAQDYLALPEVLANPTVVARQADRRILLFHWMGRLYRAAIKTTLDGSENYVMSFHRTNPEAAHKALLKLDILHGRIEDVEEK, encoded by the coding sequence ATGGCTGACACGGCCGTCAGCGCCGCCAAGCTGCCGCCCCGTGATGCGCTGGCCTTCCTGCGCCAGAAGGTGCCCGTGCCCGCTGCGACCTGGACCGATTTGTGGCATGAGGCGCATGACGTGTCGTTCGCTGTGGCTGGGGCCACGTCAAAAGCCATCGCGCAGGATTTCCAGAATGCCGTGATCCGCACGATGGAGGCGGGCGGCACGCGGCGCGAGTTCCTCAAGGAATTCGATCCCATCGTAAAGCGGTATGGCTGGGAGCATACCGGCACGCCGGGCTGGCGCGCGTCCATCATCTACGACACCAACGTCACCACGGCCTATGCGGCGGGGCGCTACCGGCGCATGACCACGCCGGAATCACTGGCGCTATATCCCTACTGGCGCTACCGGCACCACACCTGCCAGCATCCGCGCCCGCAGCATGTGGCGTGGGATGGCATGATCCTGCGTGCTGATGACCCGTTCTGGAACACCCATTACCCGCCCAATGGCTGGCGCTGCCACTGCACGGTGGAAGTGGTGTCGCAGCGCATGCTGGACCGCAACGGGTGGGAAGTATCTGACAGTCCGGTGATCGAGACGCGCCCATGGCGCAACCCGCACACGGGCGAAATCCTGCATGTCCCCGTCGGCATCGACCCCGGCTTTGCCTACAACCCCGGCAAGGCGTGGCTGATGAACGAAGGCGCGCGGGTGGTGACCGAACCCACGCCAAAGCTGCGCCCCATGCTGCCGCCCGCGCAGGATGCGGGACCGGCGCGTCCTGTCCCGGCGCGCCCCGTTGCACCTGTCGTGGTGCCCGAACTGCCGGGCGTTGCGCCAGCACCCAAACCTGTTGCACCCGAACCCGTGCCCGATGTTCCGAAGCGCCAGAAGGCGCAGCAGGATGCCGTGGTACAGCTGCTGCACAAACCGGTCGGCAGCGTGGAAGCCGGAACGCTGCCCGATCATGTGCGCCTGGAACTGGGTGGCAGGGAAGATGGCGTGCTGCTGTCTGGCGAGACGGTGGAGAAGCAGCGCAGCCATCACCCGGACCTGACAGCACAGGATTACCTTGCTCTGCCCGAAGTGCTGGCCAACCCGACCGTCGTGGCGCGCCAGGCCGACCGGCGCATCCTGCTGTTCCACTGGATGGGCAGGCTGTATCGCGCGGCAATCAAGACCACGCTGGATGGCAGCGAAAATTACGTGATGTCCTTCCACCGCACCAACCCCGAAGCCGCGCACAAGGCGCTGCTCAAGCTGGATATCCTGCATGGCCGGATCGAGGATGTGGAGGAGAAGTAA
- a CDS encoding gp436 family protein: protein MAYAALADMLTKYGNAELIAATTDLDTPLDTIDQGKVQAALDQASSRMDSYLRRRYLVPVANPPPVLTQYCCAVARYLLHSGGNSNPSDQMRADYKDAIAWLKDINNEHATLDGAIPANTTETFSRIQMRAPSFYPGKLY, encoded by the coding sequence ATGGCTTACGCCGCCCTGGCTGACATGCTGACGAAGTATGGCAACGCCGAACTGATCGCCGCCACCACCGACCTGGACACGCCACTGGACACGATTGACCAGGGCAAGGTGCAGGCGGCACTGGATCAGGCATCAAGCCGGATGGACAGCTACCTGCGCCGCCGTTACCTGGTGCCGGTGGCCAATCCGCCGCCGGTGCTGACCCAGTATTGCTGCGCGGTTGCCCGCTACCTTCTGCATTCGGGCGGCAACAGCAATCCCAGTGACCAGATGCGTGCCGATTACAAGGACGCGATTGCGTGGCTGAAGGACATCAATAACGAGCACGCCACGCTGGATGGCGCGATCCCGGCCAACACGACCGAGACCTTTTCGCGCATCCAGATGCGTGCCCCAAGCTTCTATCCCGGAAAGCTGTACTGA
- a CDS encoding phage protease, whose product MNTTLHYHTALPTTDNGKVPDWVHLLPVGAFSGVDGRGPYRVEDAAALITHSMEAEGGKLPIDENHATDRALISGGPAPAVGWIIELQARADGIWGRVDWTKSGRAMVADHAYRGISPAFATPGGVVTRIARASLTNAPNLKINTLHTTQKEPAMLPLEDVLKALGLPATTTKEQVIAHLKEMKGCMSMHSQLAPLAGLDASVSPEALVTGLRAKLSDVSTHSRQQIEALTGQIAELKAAGALAASTHAIEQAARTKVISAETKADLITLHTTSPQAAERIITGLQDVPTSGLNLHTRTVPSAGGNAAEITAMDADLGVTEDEVKKWEASNARR is encoded by the coding sequence ATGAACACGACGCTCCATTACCACACCGCACTGCCGACGACAGATAATGGCAAGGTGCCGGACTGGGTCCACCTGCTGCCGGTCGGTGCGTTCTCCGGCGTGGACGGGCGCGGCCCGTACCGGGTGGAAGATGCTGCGGCGCTGATCACCCATTCCATGGAAGCCGAGGGCGGCAAGCTGCCCATCGACGAAAACCATGCCACCGACCGTGCCCTGATATCCGGCGGTCCGGCCCCCGCAGTGGGCTGGATCATCGAACTACAGGCGCGTGCGGATGGCATCTGGGGGCGCGTGGACTGGACCAAATCCGGCCGCGCCATGGTTGCCGACCACGCCTATCGCGGGATTTCCCCCGCCTTTGCCACCCCCGGCGGCGTCGTGACCCGGATTGCGCGCGCGTCCCTGACCAATGCGCCCAACCTGAAAATCAACACCCTCCACACCACGCAGAAGGAACCGGCCATGCTGCCGCTTGAAGATGTCCTGAAGGCGCTTGGCCTTCCGGCCACGACGACGAAGGAACAGGTCATTGCGCATCTGAAGGAAATGAAGGGGTGCATGAGCATGCACTCCCAGCTTGCCCCGCTGGCGGGACTGGACGCCAGCGTTTCCCCCGAAGCCCTGGTAACGGGCCTGCGCGCGAAACTGTCCGATGTCAGCACCCATTCCCGGCAGCAGATCGAGGCGCTGACCGGCCAGATCGCGGAACTGAAGGCGGCTGGTGCGCTGGCGGCGTCCACCCACGCCATTGAGCAGGCCGCGCGCACCAAGGTCATTTCCGCCGAGACGAAGGCCGATCTGATCACGCTGCACACGACCAGCCCGCAGGCGGCCGAGCGCATCATCACCGGCTTGCAGGATGTGCCGACCAGCGGACTGAACCTGCATACGCGCACGGTGCCCAGTGCTGGCGGAAATGCCGCTGAAATCACCGCCATGGACGCAGACCTCGGCGTCACGGAAGACGAAGTGAAGAAGTGGGAGGCGTCCAATGCTCGCCGCTGA
- a CDS encoding DUF935 domain-containing protein, whose translation MAQLLDQYGKPVRTSDLTRQVSGPTMLGQRPAIITTPIGGLTPATLAALLNAADTGDSLAWLECAEELERRDLHYLGVLNTRKRTIAQLPITVTPASDDDAHKKHADFVSAWLDRGVLEKSLFDMMDAVGKGWSVHEIVWHAEAGNYYPEELAFRPPRFFEVSYQDGETIMLRDDPGCTAPPSAPGGILQEGYTALDPNAFVIHRHPSWSGLTLRAGLTRAVCWALLAKMFTMRDWGVFVQNYGLPARIGRYGPDASEEDRNVMFQALTDFGGALAAMMPKGMDFELVEPKSSGGHELHMLRAEFLNSEISKAVLGQTGTTDSKQGAHASGAIHREVQEDIERADASLLSATISQQIVARMVAFSFGPQDEYPKLRIGRPDEVPLDTLIKVVQFAGPQGLKFPAQPFYDRMGMEAPQEGDSVFGMVAQAQPVQPAHVLPAQDRPAQVMPPRDPNPTPASPQAADQQEITLHTRLGKLLSRHVRADGTHIINLMTQRLARDAEAGLAQMTDAVRAEVEKAGTMAGLEKTLAGMDLPHDQFQQAMQVALMVSELAGEAMVLDEMAANG comes from the coding sequence ATGGCGCAGCTACTTGACCAGTATGGGAAGCCGGTCCGCACATCGGACCTGACACGGCAGGTTTCCGGGCCGACGATGCTGGGGCAGCGCCCCGCCATCATCACCACGCCCATTGGCGGCCTGACGCCTGCGACCCTTGCGGCCCTGCTGAACGCCGCCGATACGGGCGACAGCCTGGCGTGGCTGGAATGCGCGGAAGAGCTTGAGCGGCGTGATCTGCATTACCTGGGCGTGCTGAACACCCGCAAGCGCACCATTGCACAGTTGCCGATTACCGTAACCCCGGCCAGCGATGATGATGCGCACAAGAAGCATGCGGATTTCGTCAGCGCCTGGCTGGACCGTGGCGTGCTGGAAAAATCCCTGTTCGACATGATGGACGCGGTGGGCAAGGGCTGGTCGGTCCATGAAATCGTCTGGCATGCCGAGGCCGGGAACTATTACCCCGAGGAACTGGCCTTCCGTCCGCCCCGGTTCTTTGAAGTGTCCTATCAGGATGGCGAGACAATCATGCTGCGCGACGATCCCGGCTGCACGGCCCCGCCATCAGCACCTGGCGGCATCCTTCAGGAAGGCTATACCGCGCTGGACCCGAATGCGTTCGTGATCCACCGCCATCCGTCATGGTCGGGCCTGACCCTGCGCGCGGGGCTGACGCGGGCGGTGTGCTGGGCACTGCTGGCCAAGATGTTTACCATGCGCGACTGGGGCGTGTTCGTGCAGAATTACGGCCTGCCCGCCCGGATCGGCCGGTATGGACCCGATGCATCCGAAGAAGACCGCAACGTGATGTTCCAGGCGCTGACCGACTTTGGCGGCGCGTTGGCGGCGATGATGCCCAAGGGTATGGATTTCGAACTGGTGGAACCGAAATCATCGGGCGGCCATGAACTGCACATGCTGCGCGCGGAGTTCCTGAACAGCGAGATCAGCAAGGCCGTGCTGGGGCAGACCGGCACGACGGACAGCAAGCAGGGTGCCCACGCATCCGGCGCGATCCACCGCGAGGTGCAGGAAGACATTGAGCGCGCCGACGCCAGCCTGCTATCGGCCACCATAAGCCAGCAGATCGTGGCGCGCATGGTGGCCTTCAGCTTTGGCCCGCAGGACGAATACCCAAAACTGCGCATCGGCAGGCCGGACGAGGTGCCGCTCGATACCCTGATCAAGGTCGTGCAGTTTGCGGGGCCGCAGGGCCTGAAGTTCCCGGCGCAGCCTTTCTATGACCGGATGGGCATGGAAGCCCCGCAGGAAGGCGACAGCGTGTTCGGCATGGTTGCCCAGGCGCAGCCGGTGCAGCCCGCGCACGTCCTGCCTGCCCAGGACAGGCCCGCGCAGGTCATGCCCCCGCGTGACCCCAACCCCACGCCCGCCAGCCCGCAGGCGGCGGACCAGCAGGAAATCACCCTGCATACCCGGCTGGGAAAGCTGTTGAGCCGACATGTGCGCGCCGATGGCACGCATATCATCAACCTCATGACCCAGCGCCTGGCGCGCGATGCGGAAGCGGGCCTTGCGCAGATGACGGACGCGGTGCGGGCCGAGGTGGAAAAGGCGGGCACCATGGCCGGGCTGGAAAAGACGCTGGCGGGGATGGACCTGCCCCATGACCAGTTCCAGCAGGCCATGCAGGTGGCGCTGATGGTGTCGGAACTGGCTGGTGAGGCTATGGTGCTGGACGAAATGGCGGCCAATGGCTGA
- a CDS encoding acyl carrier protein, protein MSRTSRKVRRIVAAVAMRPRQTVLRHVLLDDGLGLDMLDRLEIVVACQNATGAFVEGEGDWRTVGDVIDACRNAVIYGECR, encoded by the coding sequence ATGAGCCGCACATCACGCAAGGTGCGGCGCATCGTGGCGGCGGTTGCCATGCGCCCGCGCCAGACCGTGCTGCGGCATGTGCTGCTGGACGACGGGCTTGGCCTGGACATGCTGGACCGTCTGGAAATCGTGGTGGCGTGCCAGAACGCCACCGGCGCTTTCGTGGAAGGTGAAGGGGACTGGCGGACAGTAGGCGACGTAATCGACGCCTGCCGTAATGCCGTGATCTATGGGGAGTGCCGGTAA
- a CDS encoding phage virion morphogenesis protein: protein MAFISISGNTDPIQSALDAIAAIGTRPQAVLDAIGGELRDRTVRRMEQGVDPDGIRWESYAALNPLYELDKKTDHILIESGDLRDSIHPEVEGNALLVGTNLIYGAIHQFGGIIQPRSALQLSFVMGGELFHVDNVHIPARPYLGLGVGDEAVIIDRLDEFLSIAMRGR, encoded by the coding sequence ATGGCGTTCATTTCCATCTCCGGTAACACCGATCCCATCCAGTCTGCGCTGGACGCCATTGCCGCCATCGGCACGCGCCCGCAGGCCGTGCTGGACGCCATCGGGGGCGAATTGCGCGACAGAACCGTGCGGCGGATGGAACAGGGTGTCGATCCCGATGGCATTCGATGGGAGAGTTACGCGGCGCTTAATCCGCTCTATGAGCTGGACAAGAAGACTGACCACATCCTGATCGAGAGTGGCGACCTGCGGGACAGCATCCATCCCGAAGTCGAGGGGAATGCCCTACTGGTCGGAACGAACCTGATTTACGGTGCCATCCACCAGTTTGGTGGCATCATCCAGCCCCGGAGCGCCTTGCAGCTATCCTTCGTCATGGGCGGCGAACTGTTCCACGTCGATAACGTGCATATACCCGCGCGCCCCTACCTTGGTCTGGGCGTGGGCGACGAGGCCGTCATCATCGACCGGCTGGACGAATTCCTGTCCATTGCGATGCGCGGGCGCTAG
- a CDS encoding Mu-like prophage major head subunit gpT family protein, with amino-acid sequence MEINIGNMNALTARVNTAFNKFLTVAPPMYQEFSIIVPSSAGSNVYPRMAEIPGIREWVGDRVVHELEANGFEIRNRTFEETFSVRREDLEDDQFHVLTPAIQQLGYNAATLPDELVFDTFQAGTTKKGWDNQYYFDPEHRNYDEGGKLTSYSNLHTPQQGESAGPAWYALVCDRPLKPMIFQTRRPFVITAKTSLQDGVVFVKNRFMWGVDGRCNAGLGLWQLAIRSTRPLNVDTWAAVKASFASLRRKDGAPYGLVPTHLLVPSNLETQGKYLLNADFVPTLISGSTAAASTSNPYKNDAKLMVCPRLSQSNGG; translated from the coding sequence ATGGAAATCAATATCGGCAACATGAACGCGCTGACCGCGCGCGTGAATACCGCCTTCAACAAGTTTCTGACCGTGGCCCCGCCCATGTATCAGGAATTCTCCATCATCGTGCCATCGTCGGCTGGCTCGAACGTCTATCCCCGCATGGCGGAAATCCCCGGCATCCGGGAATGGGTGGGCGACCGTGTGGTGCATGAACTCGAAGCCAACGGCTTTGAAATCCGCAACCGCACGTTCGAGGAGACCTTCTCCGTCCGGCGCGAAGACCTTGAGGACGATCAGTTCCATGTGCTGACCCCCGCCATCCAGCAGCTTGGCTACAACGCCGCGACGCTGCCCGATGAACTGGTGTTCGACACCTTCCAGGCGGGAACCACGAAAAAGGGCTGGGACAACCAGTATTACTTCGATCCCGAACACCGGAACTATGACGAGGGCGGGAAGCTCACGTCCTATTCCAACCTGCACACGCCGCAGCAGGGCGAGAGCGCGGGACCGGCGTGGTATGCGCTGGTATGCGACCGCCCGCTCAAGCCGATGATTTTCCAGACGCGCCGCCCCTTCGTGATCACCGCGAAGACGTCGCTTCAGGATGGTGTCGTGTTCGTCAAGAACCGCTTCATGTGGGGCGTGGACGGGCGGTGCAATGCCGGGCTTGGGCTGTGGCAGCTCGCCATCCGCTCCACCCGTCCGCTGAACGTGGATACCTGGGCTGCGGTCAAGGCGTCGTTCGCCAGCCTGCGCCGGAAGGACGGCGCGCCCTACGGCCTGGTGCCCACGCACCTGCTGGTGCCGTCCAACCTGGAAACGCAGGGGAAATACCTGCTGAACGCGGATTTTGTGCCGACGCTGATTTCCGGGTCCACGGCAGCGGCCTCCACGTCCAACCCCTACAAGAACGACGCGAAGCTGATGGTCTGCCCGCGCCTGTCCCAGAGCAATGGAGGCTGA
- a CDS encoding phage protein Gp27 family protein: protein MARPSSIEREDEEIREEIAKARAHGMTIDEILALLREGYGKDFSRSAMGRHCQKLDKLGAKARQSRMVAEALARQMGDANVSRHMRANVEMLHGVMLNLFLAAESPDGTASKKGAEALNGDPEGLMFLAKTLDHLAKASKTDTEFVAKIEEQHEARLRRQVEQTVTANARRQGLSAESVAAMLDGAFGVKK, encoded by the coding sequence ATGGCGCGTCCTTCATCCATCGAGCGCGAAGACGAGGAAATCCGCGAGGAAATCGCGAAGGCCCGCGCGCACGGCATGACGATCGACGAAATCCTTGCCCTTCTGCGTGAAGGCTACGGCAAGGATTTCAGCCGGTCCGCCATGGGCCGCCATTGCCAGAAGCTGGATAAGCTGGGTGCCAAGGCGCGCCAGTCGCGCATGGTGGCCGAAGCCCTTGCGCGCCAGATGGGCGACGCAAACGTATCGCGCCACATGCGGGCCAATGTCGAGATGCTGCATGGCGTCATGCTCAACCTGTTTTTGGCAGCGGAAAGCCCGGACGGGACCGCCAGCAAGAAGGGTGCCGAAGCCCTGAATGGTGATCCCGAAGGGCTGATGTTCCTTGCCAAGACGCTGGACCACCTGGCCAAGGCCAGCAAGACGGACACGGAATTCGTGGCGAAAATCGAGGAACAGCACGAAGCGCGCCTGCGCAGGCAGGTGGAACAGACCGTCACTGCCAACGCCAGACGCCAGGGCCTGTCCGCCGAAAGCGTGGCCGCGATGCTGGATGGTGCATTCGGGGTAAAGAAATGA